From a region of the Dickeya poaceiphila genome:
- a CDS encoding AlpA family phage regulatory protein encodes MTSHQLLRLRQVEEKTGLKRSQIYLYMKDGAFPASIKIGPASVAPSVRIVVTPIENTNDKMGTEREAYFTRT; translated from the coding sequence ATGACATCTCATCAATTATTACGTCTGAGACAAGTGGAAGAAAAAACCGGCCTGAAGCGCTCGCAAATCTATTTGTATATGAAAGACGGAGCCTTTCCGGCTTCAATAAAGATTGGTCCCGCCAGCGTAGCCCCCTCTGTCAGGATAGTTGTCACCCCCATCGAAAATACTAATGACAAGATGGGAACAGAGCGTGAAGCGTATTTCACCAGAACGTAA
- a CDS encoding IS256 family transposase — protein sequence MSQPFDFDKALKALQSGQALTGKDGILTPLIKQLTEAALSAELDSHLAQDVEANRKNGSGKKTIKAPTGSFELATPRDRNGTFEPQLVKKHQTTLSDEIEHKIIRLFALGMSYQDISREIEDLYAFSVSTATISAVTDKVIPELKQWQQRPLEQVYPFVWLDAIHYKIREDGRYQSKAVYTVLALNLEGKKEVLGLYLSESEGANFWLSVLSDLQNRGVKDILIACVDGLTGFPEAINSIYPQTEVQLCVIHQIRNSIKYVASKHHKAFMTDLKPVYRAVSKEAAEMALDELEAKWGLQYPVVLQSWRRKWDNLSAYFRYPANIRKVIYTTNAIESVHRQFRKLTKTKGAFPNENSLLKLLYLGLMNAQEKWTMPIQSWNLTLSQLAIYFEGRLNNVMTL from the coding sequence ATGTCCCAGCCCTTCGATTTCGATAAAGCGCTTAAAGCCCTCCAGTCCGGTCAGGCATTAACGGGCAAAGATGGTATCTTAACGCCTTTAATCAAACAGTTAACGGAAGCTGCCCTCTCTGCGGAACTGGACTCTCATCTGGCTCAGGACGTTGAAGCTAACCGTAAAAATGGCTCCGGCAAAAAGACCATTAAAGCCCCGACGGGCAGCTTCGAACTGGCGACTCCGCGCGATCGTAATGGCACTTTTGAACCCCAGTTGGTGAAAAAGCATCAGACCACGTTATCCGACGAGATCGAACACAAGATCATTCGCCTGTTTGCACTGGGGATGAGCTATCAGGACATTAGCCGGGAGATCGAAGATTTATATGCCTTCAGCGTGTCCACTGCCACCATCAGTGCAGTAACCGATAAAGTCATCCCTGAACTAAAACAGTGGCAACAGCGCCCGCTGGAGCAGGTTTATCCCTTCGTCTGGCTGGACGCTATTCACTATAAAATTCGGGAAGATGGCCGCTATCAGAGCAAAGCGGTTTACACCGTGCTGGCCCTGAATCTGGAAGGTAAAAAGGAAGTTCTGGGCCTGTATCTGTCAGAAAGTGAGGGGGCTAACTTCTGGCTGTCGGTATTAAGCGACCTGCAAAATCGCGGTGTTAAAGACATTCTGATTGCCTGCGTGGACGGGCTGACCGGCTTCCCAGAGGCAATAAACAGCATTTATCCGCAGACGGAAGTGCAGTTGTGCGTCATTCATCAGATACGCAATTCGATTAAATATGTGGCCTCAAAGCACCATAAAGCCTTCATGACCGACCTGAAGCCAGTCTACCGTGCAGTGTCAAAAGAAGCGGCCGAAATGGCACTGGATGAGCTGGAAGCGAAATGGGGGTTGCAGTATCCGGTGGTGCTCCAGTCGTGGCGACGCAAGTGGGACAATCTGTCAGCGTACTTCCGCTATCCGGCAAATATCCGCAAAGTCATTTACACCACAAATGCTATCGAATCGGTGCACAGACAGTTCAGGAAGCTGACCAAAACCAAAGGTGCTTTCCCGAATGAAAACAGTCTGTTGAAGCTGCTTTATCTGGGGCTGATGAACGCACAGGAAAAATGGACAATGCCCATCCAGAGCTGGAATTTGACATTGTCACAGTTGGCCATTTATTTTGAAGGGCGACTAAATAACGTGATGACGCTGTAG
- a CDS encoding IS256 family transposase, translating to MSQPFDFDKALKALQSGQALTGKDGILTPLIKQLTEAALSAELDSHLAQDIEANRKNGSGKKTIKAPTGSFELATPRDRNGTFEPQLVKKHQTTLSDEIEHKIIRLFALGMSYQDISREIEDLYAFSVSTATISAVTDKVIPELKQWQQRPLEQVYPFVWLDAIHYKIREDGRYQSKAVYTVLALNLEGKKEVLGLYLSESEGANFWLSVLSDLQNRGVKDILIACVDGLTGFPEAINSIYPQTEVQLCVIHQIRNSIKYVASKHHKAFMTDLKPVYRAVSKEAAEMALDELEAKWGLQYPVVLQSWRRKWDNLSAYFRYPANIRKVIYTTNAIESVHRQFRKLTKTKGAFPNENSLLKLLYLGLMNAQEKWTMPIQSWNLTLSQLAIYFEGRLNNVMTL from the coding sequence ATGTCCCAGCCCTTCGATTTCGATAAAGCGCTTAAAGCCCTCCAGTCCGGTCAGGCATTAACGGGCAAAGATGGTATCTTAACGCCTTTAATCAAACAGTTAACGGAAGCTGCCCTGTCTGCGGAACTGGACTCTCATCTGGCTCAGGACATTGAAGCTAACCGTAAAAATGGCTCCGGCAAAAAGACCATTAAAGCCCCGACGGGCAGCTTCGAGCTGGCGACTCCGCGCGATCGTAATGGCACTTTTGAACCCCAGTTGGTGAAAAAACATCAGACCACGTTATCCGACGAGATCGAACACAAGATCATTCGCCTGTTTGCACTGGGGATGAGCTATCAGGACATTAGCCGGGAGATCGAAGATTTATATGCCTTCAGCGTGTCCACTGCCACCATCAGTGCAGTAACCGATAAAGTCATCCCTGAACTAAAACAGTGGCAACAGCGCCCGCTGGAGCAGGTTTATCCCTTCGTCTGGCTGGACGCTATTCACTATAAAATTCGGGAAGATGGCCGCTATCAGAGCAAAGCGGTTTACACCGTGCTGGCCCTGAATCTGGAAGGTAAAAAGGAAGTTCTGGGCCTGTATCTGTCAGAAAGTGAGGGGGCTAACTTCTGGCTGTCGGTATTAAGCGACCTGCAAAATCGCGGTGTTAAAGACATTCTGATTGCCTGCGTGGACGGGCTGACCGGCTTCCCAGAGGCAATAAACAGCATTTATCCGCAGACGGAAGTGCAGTTGTGCGTCATTCATCAGATACGCAATTCGATTAAATATGTGGCCTCAAAGCACCATAAAGCCTTCATGACCGACCTGAAGCCAGTCTACCGTGCAGTGTCAAAAGAAGCGGCCGAAATGGCACTGGATGAGCTGGAAGCGAAATGGGGGTTGCAGTATCCGGTGGTGCTCCAGTCGTGGCGACGCAAGTGGGACAATCTGTCAGCGTACTTCCGCTATCCGGCAAATATCCGCAAAGTCATTTACACCACAAATGCTATCGAATCGGTGCACAGACAGTTCAGGAAGCTGACCAAAACCAAAGGTGCTTTCCCGAATGAAAACAGTCTGTTGAAGCTGCTTTATCTGGGGCTGATGAACGCACAGGAAAAATGGACAATGCCCATCCAGAGCTGGAATTTGACATTATCACAGTTGGCCATTTATTTTGAAGGGCGACTAAATAACGTGATGACGTTGTAG
- a CDS encoding MFS transporter, producing MATFPRNVSILLFFTLLTRLSYFMAWPFLSIILTRTYQLTPLAIGSLMSGCALISVILGIYGGSLSDRLGRKTLLVLGCLLAIVGYAGIALANGVFVFAFGLLLTGISFSWIDAPSRALMSDLLQDPKRRELALQIRYFAVNIAAVSGPLIGITFGLNSQKSTFLLTAFSYIPFLLFSLWCIPPGKPLHHDSAKESHDEGMPAWQVVRLIFRDNIYIIVLISSILCYLVYAQIESIVPQYLLMLDTVRAVDVVTVILVTNALTVLVAQFYLVPLFANTPLEQRIMIGTLIFALSQMLFWANDTTSTLWWGGCAMVFSIAEAILLPNLSILLDRLAPERYRGAYLGASTLVVLGLSLGPFVGGALLEWSGKGVFIMMALFCLSIAVLILINKKKIKHRLEE from the coding sequence TTGGCGACCTTTCCCAGAAACGTCTCTATCTTGCTGTTTTTCACTTTACTCACCCGTCTCAGCTACTTTATGGCTTGGCCATTCTTATCCATTATTCTGACGCGCACTTATCAACTTACGCCGCTGGCGATAGGCAGCCTTATGTCAGGTTGCGCGTTGATTTCGGTGATATTAGGAATTTACGGGGGCTCATTGTCTGATCGCTTAGGCAGAAAAACGCTGCTGGTACTGGGCTGCCTGCTGGCGATCGTAGGCTATGCAGGCATTGCGCTGGCAAATGGCGTGTTCGTTTTCGCCTTCGGTCTTTTATTGACCGGCATCTCGTTTTCATGGATAGACGCCCCCAGCCGCGCCCTCATGAGCGATTTACTGCAGGACCCAAAACGGAGAGAGCTGGCGTTGCAAATTCGATACTTCGCGGTCAACATCGCGGCAGTAAGCGGCCCCCTCATTGGCATTACTTTTGGCCTAAACTCGCAAAAAAGCACGTTTTTGCTCACGGCATTCTCTTACATTCCGTTTTTACTCTTTTCTCTATGGTGTATTCCGCCGGGCAAGCCGTTGCATCACGATAGTGCCAAAGAGTCTCATGATGAAGGAATGCCTGCCTGGCAAGTCGTTCGACTTATATTCCGAGACAATATCTATATCATTGTCCTGATCAGCAGCATTCTCTGCTATTTGGTATATGCGCAGATCGAATCGATCGTACCGCAATATCTATTAATGCTGGACACCGTACGCGCAGTTGATGTAGTGACGGTAATTTTGGTGACCAACGCCCTTACCGTACTGGTCGCCCAATTTTATCTGGTGCCTTTGTTCGCCAACACTCCGCTCGAACAACGCATTATGATTGGCACCTTGATTTTTGCACTTTCCCAAATGCTGTTTTGGGCCAACGACACCACCAGCACGCTCTGGTGGGGAGGATGCGCAATGGTATTCAGCATCGCGGAAGCTATTCTGTTGCCTAATTTGAGCATTTTGCTCGATCGCCTTGCGCCGGAACGCTATCGTGGCGCGTATTTAGGTGCCTCGACACTGGTCGTGCTGGGTCTGTCTTTGGGGCCATTTGTTGGCGGAGCGCTGTTAGAGTGGTCGGGTAAAGGGGTGTTTATCATGATGGCGCTATTTTGCCTGAGCATTGCCGTTTTAATTTTGATAAACAAGAAGAAAATAAAGCACAGACTGGAAGAATAA
- a CDS encoding methyl-accepting chemotaxis protein, which yields MANDLSNDEDKAMTVNALNDITAVQNALPAFLATSRSQDSAAALSLLQGDSGVGAKVRKLVNDLKVQIELNIDIGKTLRSENRSISSQVFWQMILFSSLMILVVGTLAVKIILGVRNNLNTMQRVMGEVSESLDLTLKANDSRQDELGKTASAFNTLMTRVSSSLAAVMSSAQSVSSASSQIAAGNEDLSARMEQQAASLEQTSASMTSLNDTVKASAENARQASTLATNANTLADENSHSVSAMVKTMDEIKASSSKISDITGLIEGIAFQTNILALNAAVEAARAGEQGKGFAVVASEVRSLAQRSSSAAKEIKELINTSAQLVESGSIQAADVGENMGKMQASIRQVADIVSDMAAATIEQSQGIGQVHLAIGQMDTVTQQNAALVEEASAASQSLQEQASMLSDLVSAFKISRDHHDVMAKKVATEVTSAMTIKPQLTSGLTSRPAIASHQANDNWDSF from the coding sequence ATGGCAAATGATCTGTCTAATGATGAAGACAAAGCGATGACGGTTAACGCACTGAATGACATTACTGCGGTTCAAAATGCATTACCGGCGTTTCTTGCTACATCCCGTTCGCAAGATAGTGCAGCAGCCTTGTCTTTGTTGCAAGGGGACAGCGGTGTGGGCGCGAAGGTTCGAAAACTGGTGAATGACCTGAAGGTCCAGATTGAATTAAACATCGACATCGGGAAAACGCTACGTAGTGAAAACCGCTCGATTTCTTCTCAGGTATTTTGGCAGATGATACTGTTTTCTTCCCTGATGATACTGGTGGTGGGAACACTGGCGGTGAAAATCATTCTGGGTGTCCGTAATAACCTCAACACGATGCAACGTGTCATGGGCGAGGTCAGTGAGTCGCTGGATCTGACACTGAAAGCGAATGATAGCCGTCAGGATGAACTGGGAAAAACCGCCTCTGCGTTTAATACTCTGATGACGCGCGTATCGAGTTCGCTGGCGGCGGTAATGTCGTCTGCGCAATCGGTCAGTTCTGCATCCAGTCAGATAGCGGCGGGCAATGAAGATTTGTCTGCGCGCATGGAGCAGCAGGCTGCATCGCTGGAGCAAACCTCTGCCAGCATGACATCGCTAAACGATACGGTTAAAGCCAGTGCTGAAAATGCGCGTCAGGCCAGTACGCTGGCGACTAATGCGAATACGCTGGCTGACGAAAACAGCCATTCGGTATCAGCGATGGTAAAAACGATGGATGAGATCAAAGCCAGCTCCTCCAAGATTTCGGATATCACCGGGCTTATTGAGGGAATTGCTTTCCAGACCAATATCCTGGCGTTGAACGCCGCGGTTGAAGCAGCGCGTGCCGGAGAGCAAGGCAAGGGGTTTGCGGTGGTTGCCAGTGAAGTACGTAGTCTGGCTCAGCGCTCTTCTTCTGCGGCCAAAGAGATTAAGGAACTCATCAATACTTCTGCACAATTGGTGGAAAGTGGTTCGATACAGGCGGCTGATGTGGGCGAAAATATGGGCAAAATGCAGGCATCCATTCGCCAGGTGGCTGACATTGTTTCAGACATGGCCGCTGCGACCATTGAGCAAAGTCAGGGGATTGGACAGGTGCATCTGGCTATTGGTCAAATGGATACCGTGACCCAACAAAATGCTGCGTTGGTTGAAGAAGCTTCCGCTGCGTCACAATCATTGCAAGAGCAAGCTTCAATGCTGAGTGATTTGGTATCGGCATTTAAAATCAGCCGCGACCACCATGACGTTATGGCAAAAAAAGTAGCGACTGAAGTGACGTCTGCCATGACAATAAAGCCGCAGTTAACCTCTGGCCTAACCTCTCGCCCAGCTATAGCTTCTCATCAGGCTAACGATAATTGGGATTCGTTTTAA
- a CDS encoding MarR family transcriptional regulator, with the protein MNHTSDEALCPIGLLIHLSNQFKDHLLNDYFADSDITAPQFKVLISIYKGLTSPVEMCKNVMMDGGALSRMIERMVKREFIVRQPHPSDKRQVILALTEKGRAICQQFEQEGMQVLPAKITARLTPQEVEQLIRLLTKMLPDEVITRYLPY; encoded by the coding sequence ATGAACCATACGTCCGATGAAGCACTTTGCCCGATTGGCCTGCTGATCCACCTGTCAAACCAGTTCAAGGATCACTTGCTGAATGACTATTTTGCTGACAGCGACATCACCGCGCCTCAGTTCAAGGTCTTGATCAGTATCTATAAAGGATTAACCAGCCCGGTGGAAATGTGCAAAAACGTGATGATGGACGGTGGCGCGCTTAGCCGCATGATTGAGCGGATGGTGAAGCGGGAATTTATTGTGCGCCAGCCTCATCCCAGCGATAAACGGCAGGTGATTCTGGCGCTGACGGAAAAAGGGCGGGCAATTTGCCAGCAGTTTGAACAGGAAGGGATGCAGGTTTTACCGGCGAAAATCACTGCTCGTCTGACGCCTCAGGAGGTCGAGCAGTTGATTCGTCTGTTGACCAAGATGCTGCCGGATGAGGTGATCACGCGTTATTTACCCTACTGA
- a CDS encoding SDR family oxidoreductase — MNNKVTLITGGDRGIGRATALCLANKGHKICIGYRTREDCAHEVVERIRHSGGEVIAVQADISQEEQIVALFKQIDKDLGPVSGLVNNAGMLMPQASIEQLNAQRLATLFATNVSGSFICAREAVKRMAHRHGGKGGAIVNVSSAAARLGSPHEYVDYAASKGAIDTLTIGLSLEVASQGIRVNAVRPGFIYTDMHADGGEAARVDRVKDSLPMKRGGHPEEVAQAIAWLLSDEASYVTGSFIDLAGGK; from the coding sequence ATGAACAACAAGGTTACTCTGATCACTGGCGGTGATCGCGGCATCGGTCGAGCGACCGCGCTCTGCCTAGCAAACAAGGGACATAAAATCTGCATCGGGTATCGAACGCGTGAAGACTGCGCGCACGAAGTCGTGGAAAGGATCCGGCATTCCGGCGGAGAAGTTATCGCCGTACAGGCCGATATCTCCCAGGAAGAGCAGATAGTGGCGTTATTTAAGCAGATAGACAAAGATTTGGGCCCTGTCTCCGGGTTGGTCAACAACGCCGGAATGCTGATGCCTCAAGCTTCGATCGAACAGCTAAACGCACAGCGCCTAGCGACACTATTCGCCACCAACGTCAGTGGCAGTTTCATCTGCGCACGCGAAGCTGTTAAGCGCATGGCGCACCGCCATGGCGGCAAAGGCGGTGCCATCGTAAACGTATCTTCCGCAGCGGCCCGCCTCGGCTCTCCGCATGAGTACGTAGATTATGCCGCCTCAAAAGGTGCAATCGACACCTTGACTATCGGTTTGTCTTTGGAGGTAGCGAGTCAAGGTATTCGCGTCAATGCCGTACGCCCCGGATTTATTTACACCGATATGCATGCCGACGGTGGCGAAGCCGCGCGGGTCGATCGTGTTAAAGATAGCCTGCCCATGAAACGCGGTGGTCATCCTGAAGAAGTAGCGCAAGCCATAGCTTGGTTGTTATCCGATGAAGCTTCGTATGTGACAGGCAGTTTTATCGATCTGGCCGGAGGAAAATGA
- a CDS encoding DUF2501 domain-containing protein, translating to MTVIKRVVKTIGVAGLMTIAGYVQAASWQDSLSNATSQLNQNSAASGNMSELSRLLASGTPSLSAGSMNNAAGILQYCIKQKLVSATNTENIKNQLLNKLGLSSQSEQQKKTDYMQGLSGLLSTGEGKQLNLNAIGNTPLGEKVKTKACDIILKQGVKFIS from the coding sequence ATGACAGTAATTAAACGTGTAGTGAAAACCATAGGGGTAGCCGGCCTGATGACGATAGCGGGTTATGTTCAGGCAGCAAGCTGGCAGGATTCTCTTTCCAATGCGACCAGCCAGTTAAACCAGAACAGCGCTGCATCTGGCAATATGAGTGAACTGAGCCGTCTGCTCGCCAGCGGAACACCATCGCTGAGTGCCGGTAGCATGAACAATGCTGCGGGTATCTTGCAATACTGCATAAAACAGAAGCTGGTTTCAGCAACGAATACCGAAAATATCAAAAATCAGCTGCTGAATAAGCTAGGATTGTCTTCTCAATCAGAACAGCAGAAAAAGACTGACTATATGCAGGGGCTGTCCGGCCTGCTCAGCACAGGCGAAGGGAAACAGCTAAATCTGAATGCAATTGGCAATACGCCATTGGGCGAGAAAGTTAAAACTAAAGCATGTGACATCATATTAAAGCAAGGTGTGAAATTTATTTCATGA
- a CDS encoding helix-turn-helix domain-containing protein, which yields MFLIVSKEDFAMMLSTMPSMVRFTAELVGWIENHLESPLMINDVTAKSGYSKWHLQRLFKKETGVALGTYIRNRRLSKAAIELKLTSQTIQDVALRYCFDSQQSFTRTFKKHFGMSPGHYRRASFWDFSSLQPSLRADTDWLPIPELVDLPVRPTETSFFEHSQHIDDFISANDISQRIQWWEQASHQQDGEYAVIYSFSTVIPDANRVNRHVRLAYHMSAVDPHDHVITDGVDSQTQTPGDRYLRFSFSGDEQEYQSFLKTIYHHILPGQAYTHINSGVLEVIRCRKNENGKIDTGYFDVEYYAPFDRKINQQ from the coding sequence GTGTTTCTGATAGTCAGTAAAGAGGATTTTGCAATGATGCTATCAACGATGCCATCTATGGTGAGATTTACTGCTGAGCTGGTTGGCTGGATAGAAAACCATCTTGAAAGCCCACTGATGATCAATGACGTCACTGCGAAATCGGGTTACAGCAAATGGCATTTGCAGCGTTTGTTCAAGAAAGAAACCGGTGTTGCGTTAGGGACTTATATCCGCAACCGGCGCTTGAGCAAAGCGGCGATTGAATTAAAGCTTACCAGTCAAACCATTCAGGATGTGGCGTTACGCTATTGCTTTGATTCCCAGCAGTCGTTTACCCGCACCTTCAAAAAGCATTTTGGCATGTCTCCTGGTCATTATCGCAGAGCATCATTCTGGGATTTCTCCAGCCTGCAACCGTCATTGAGGGCTGATACGGACTGGCTTCCTATCCCCGAATTAGTTGATTTGCCTGTCAGGCCGACAGAGACCTCTTTTTTTGAACATAGCCAACATATTGATGACTTTATTTCGGCGAACGATATCTCGCAAAGAATCCAATGGTGGGAACAGGCAAGCCACCAACAGGATGGCGAATATGCGGTCATTTATTCTTTTTCAACCGTGATTCCTGATGCCAATCGGGTTAACCGACATGTTCGGTTGGCGTATCACATGAGTGCTGTTGACCCACATGATCATGTTATTACTGATGGTGTTGACAGTCAGACGCAAACGCCGGGCGACCGTTATTTACGCTTTAGCTTTTCCGGCGACGAGCAGGAATATCAGTCGTTTTTGAAAACGATTTATCATCATATTTTGCCCGGTCAAGCCTATACCCACATAAATAGCGGGGTGCTGGAAGTTATCCGTTGCAGGAAAAACGAAAACGGCAAGATAGATACCGGGTATTTCGACGTGGAATATTATGCGCCGTTTGATCGAAAAATAAATCAGCAGTAA
- a CDS encoding IS3 family transposase (programmed frameshift) codes for MKRISPERKSAALAKLLPPYNMTVTAVAQMEGISEATLYYWRNKAKAEGIPVPGADKTTDQWSAEARLAVIIETATLSETELAQYCRKKGLYPEQISQWKQGFLQVSSPGDKAALKQSQKEIKQLKRELARKEKALAEAAAILVLRKQLRDYYGGHRRGRLTPAAERQALIGHVREAMASGARLSVSLAEAGLSERTWRRWQTSWEDKRVSAVRPSPVNQLSEQEEQQILAVCHQPDYASLPPSQIVPALADKGIYLASESTFYRVLRRHGEVHRRGRQRAAQKVTPATSWQANGPNEVWTWDITWVPSTVKGRWFYLYLVEDLYSRKIVGYEVHETESGEQAAALIQRTVLREGCWQNPPVLHADNGAAMKSQTLQMKLHELAITPSHSRPRVSNDNAYVESLFRTLKYVPQWPSSGFGKLEEAREWVEVFAQWYNEMHRHSGIRYVTPGQRHRGEDGVLLKNRDEVYKKAKAERPERWSGRTRNWHPVGKVMLNPEREKKAA; via the exons GTGAAGCGTATTTCACCAGAACGTAAATCAGCCGCACTGGCTAAATTACTGCCGCCCTACAACATGACCGTCACCGCAGTTGCGCAGATGGAAGGGATATCGGAAGCTACCCTTTATTACTGGCGTAACAAGGCGAAAGCAGAGGGAATACCGGTGCCGGGGGCAGACAAAACTACAGACCAATGGTCAGCCGAAGCCCGGCTGGCTGTGATTATCGAAACAGCTACACTCAGCGAAACAGAACTCGCGCAATACTGCCGTAAAAAAGGGCTTTACCCGGAACAGATTAGTCAGTGGAAACAAGGCTTTTTGCAGGTATCGTCGCCCGGTGACAAAGCCGCTCTAAAACAGAGCCAGAAAGAAATTAAGCAACTCAAACGCGAACTGGCGCGTAAGGAAAAAGCACTGGCGGAGGCGGCGGCGATACTGGTGCTGCGAAAGCAGTTGCGGGATTACTACGGCG GTCACCGACGAGGACGACTGACACCAGCAGCAGAACGGCAGGCCCTCATCGGTCACGTGCGGGAAGCGATGGCGTCAGGTGCACGATTGTCCGTGTCGCTCGCTGAAGCTGGATTAAGTGAGCGGACGTGGCGACGCTGGCAAACGTCGTGGGAGGACAAGCGTGTCAGCGCGGTCAGGCCCTCCCCGGTGAACCAGTTAAGTGAACAAGAAGAGCAACAGATACTGGCAGTGTGCCATCAGCCAGACTACGCCAGCCTCCCCCCTTCACAAATCGTACCGGCGTTGGCGGATAAGGGGATTTATCTGGCAAGCGAGTCAACCTTTTACCGGGTACTGCGTCGTCATGGAGAGGTGCATCGCCGGGGACGGCAACGGGCAGCGCAGAAAGTCACCCCGGCTACGAGTTGGCAGGCCAACGGGCCGAATGAGGTGTGGACATGGGACATTACATGGGTTCCGTCAACCGTAAAGGGGCGCTGGTTTTACCTGTATCTGGTGGAAGACCTCTACAGCCGAAAAATCGTGGGATATGAAGTGCATGAAACTGAAAGTGGTGAGCAGGCGGCAGCCCTGATACAACGCACGGTCCTTCGGGAAGGATGCTGGCAAAACCCGCCGGTACTTCATGCGGACAACGGCGCGGCGATGAAATCACAGACGTTGCAAATGAAGCTACACGAGCTGGCGATAACACCCTCTCACAGCCGGCCGAGGGTGAGTAACGATAACGCGTATGTGGAGTCGCTGTTCCGGACACTGAAATATGTCCCGCAGTGGCCGTCATCAGGGTTCGGCAAGTTGGAGGAGGCGCGTGAATGGGTAGAGGTTTTTGCTCAGTGGTATAACGAAATGCACAGACATAGCGGCATCAGGTATGTGACGCCGGGTCAGCGACATCGTGGAGAAGACGGTGTGTTGCTGAAAAATCGGGATGAGGTGTACAAAAAGGCAAAAGCGGAACGGCCTGAACGCTGGTCTGGCAGAACACGAAACTGGCATCCGGTAGGCAAGGTAATGCTGAATCCGGAACGGGAAAAAAAGGCAGCCTAA